GACAATATAGACTACGGATGAAACGGCAACCCCCATCAGCCGCAGCTTTTTTGTATTGGCGAAAGGCTTTACGGTTGCGGCAGCGCCGGGGATGAACAGGTTAATCACAAGCATTGCAACTACGAGAAAGCCCAGCAGGTAAATAATTGTTAAGGGATAAACATGGCTGGGGGGGGTTATATCCCTGGAGGCCAGATAAAAAATCATAATAACCAATCCCAGGACAGCCGCAATTAAAAAATTAATTTGGCGCATTGACATAGGCAAAACCTCCTTTCATAGCTACGGCGGCTAGGCGGCCGTCCCATCTTTTTCTGTTTTATTCTTTTTCCAGTCTGCGATGATGGGGGATATAATGGAAATAAGTGTCATCAGGATCAGGACCACGCTGATTGGGCGGGTGAAAAACAGTGCCCAGATGGAGCCCTGTGCCTGGCCTATCAGCCAGGACTGGAAGAAGCCGATTTCAGCTATGGTGCCAAGAATTAGCCCCAAGACGATAGGACCTGGCTGGATATCGACTTTATTAAACACATAGCCGATTAAGCCTGCAATCAGCATGATATAAACGTCTACCATATCGTTCCTGATAGCGTAGGAGCCAATCACCGACAGCACCATCACCACACCGGCCACGTAGTAGTTAGGGACAGACAGGACCCGGACAAAGAGCTTCATTCCCGCATAACCCACAAACAGCATCAGGATGTTGGCCACAAATAAACCTACAATAAAGGTGTAGGTGACTACTGCCGATTCGGTGAACAACCGGGGCCCAGGCAACAAGCCGTGCACCAGGAGGCCGCCCAACAAGACTGCCGCCACCGGACTGCCGGGAATGCCTAAGGCCAGGAGGGGGATTAAGGATGAACTCACTGTGGCATTGTTGGCGGATTCGCTGGCAGCAATCCCTTCCAATGAACCCTTGCCTAGCTGATCCGCCTGTTTGGAGAACCGTTTGGTCTCATTATAGGCGATAAAGGAGGCGATATTGCCGCCGGCGCCGGGGAGGATGCCAACGATGGTGCCGATAATAGAGGAGCGAAAGATCACCATCTTGGTATGCCGCAACATCTGGCCGATAATCCTGGGAATTACGCCCGGTTCCCGCTCGTACTTTGCTACATAAGTCTGGTCATTATCCATTAACCCAAGCACCATAGACATGGAAAAAAAGCCAATCATGGCTGGCACAAGGGTAATCCCCGCTACCAGGTGTTCACTGCCGAAGGTAAAGCGGGAGAGACCGGTGCTGGGATCGATGCCGATAGTAGCCAGCAAAAGTCCCAGGGTACCCCCCAAAAGGCCCTTGATCAGGTTGCCGGAAGATAAAGCCGAGATAATGGTCAGGCCAAAAATTGCCAGCCAGAAATACTCCGGCGGGCCAAACTTTAAGGCCGCCATCGCCAGAGGCTTGGTAAAAAGCAAGAGGGGGATGGTCCCGATGATCCCGCCGATAACGGAAGTAAATAAAGCGGTAAACAGGGCGGAATCCGCCTTGCCCTTTTGGGTTAAAGGATAGCCGTCAAAGGTTGTGCAAACAGCGGCAGGCGTCCCTGGTACATTGATTAAAATTGCTGAATTCGCCCCGCCGTAAATTGCCCCGCAGTACATGGCCCCCAGCATTAAAAGGCCGGTTGCCGGTTCCATGGCAAAGGTAAGGGGGACCAGCAGGGCCACCCCCATGGTAGCCGTCAGGCCGGGCAAAGTGCCGATAATAATGCCTCCGGCTAATGCAAGGGACATAATCAGCAGGTTAACGGGGGTTAAAGCGTTGACAAGCCCTGCTAAAACATCAGTCCACATTTTTTATTTTCCTCCTTAAAGGCTGCTCACCGGAGTCTTGCAACCCCGGTGAGCTCGCGGGGGCCTGCATGTAATAAGTGATATCCCAGGTTATCTGATTAGGCCGAAACGCCTGAAGAGATTTTCGCCGCGGACAGCTGCTTCCTTGCTATTGGCCTCATAATCCTCCCCAGAAAGGTAGGCAAAAGATTGGCCGATTCTGTCCATATCCGCCTTGTATGCCGGGATGGCGGAAAGGCGGGCAAAGCCCTCCCTGTAATACCTTAAAATAGCGGGATCGATCCCGGCTGGCGCGGCTACGCCTCTGGTAATACTTGTGACAACAGGTATCCCCAGTTCTTTCAGGGTTGGCCAGGTAGGCTGCATGCGATGTCTGGTTTCGGTGCTAATTGCAAACACCCGCAGGTCGGCCAGATGGGGGGTCACGTCGCTTAAATTGCTGATGATAAAATCAACGTGCCGGCCCCGGACCGCTGCCAGTTGGTCGGCTGCCCCCACGTAGGGGATGACGGTAAACCTGGTGTTAGTAACATGCTGGAACAACAAGGTGGTTTCATGGTGGCCGGTAAAGGTGCCTACATTGCCTACGGTAAGCCTGCCAGGGTTAGCCTGAGCCCGGCTGATGAGATCGGCCAAATCCCTGATGGGGCTGTCTTTTTGCACCGCAATTACCTGGGGGTCGTCTACCATCTGGCAGATATAGGCAAAGGAATCGAGGGTAAAACCGGTGTTCCTGGCCAGAGGCTGCAGGTAGATATGGGGCATATTCACACCGCCCAGGGTGTAGCCGTCGGGGG
This is a stretch of genomic DNA from Syntrophomonadaceae bacterium. It encodes these proteins:
- a CDS encoding tripartite tricarboxylate transporter TctB family protein, translated to MSMRQINFLIAAVLGLVIMIFYLASRDITPPSHVYPLTIIYLLGFLVVAMLVINLFIPGAAATVKPFANTKKLRLMGVAVSSVVYIVSIQQLGFYFTSVIFLFLFTWILGGRSKKARDILTSAGVSLAVMILIYLGFNLFLKVPTPAGIFI
- a CDS encoding tripartite tricarboxylate transporter permease, coding for MWTDVLAGLVNALTPVNLLIMSLALAGGIIIGTLPGLTATMGVALLVPLTFAMEPATGLLMLGAMYCGAIYGGANSAILINVPGTPAAVCTTFDGYPLTQKGKADSALFTALFTSVIGGIIGTIPLLLFTKPLAMAALKFGPPEYFWLAIFGLTIISALSSGNLIKGLLGGTLGLLLATIGIDPSTGLSRFTFGSEHLVAGITLVPAMIGFFSMSMVLGLMDNDQTYVAKYEREPGVIPRIIGQMLRHTKMVIFRSSIIGTIVGILPGAGGNIASFIAYNETKRFSKQADQLGKGSLEGIAASESANNATVSSSLIPLLALGIPGSPVAAVLLGGLLVHGLLPGPRLFTESAVVTYTFIVGLFVANILMLFVGYAGMKLFVRVLSVPNYYVAGVVMVLSVIGSYAIRNDMVDVYIMLIAGLIGYVFNKVDIQPGPIVLGLILGTIAEIGFFQSWLIGQAQGSIWALFFTRPISVVLILMTLISIISPIIADWKKNKTEKDGTAA
- a CDS encoding tripartite tricarboxylate transporter substrate binding protein, with protein sequence MIVAFTPGGSSDMQLRLVQKYWREVFPNNLIIVHRPGAGGEVGFRELARSAPDGYTLGGVNMPHIYLQPLARNTGFTLDSFAYICQMVDDPQVIAVQKDSPIRDLADLISRAQANPGRLTVGNVGTFTGHHETTLLFQHVTNTRFTVIPYVGAADQLAAVRGRHVDFIISNLSDVTPHLADLRVFAISTETRHRMQPTWPTLKELGIPVVTSITRGVAAPAGIDPAILRYYREGFARLSAIPAYKADMDRIGQSFAYLSGEDYEANSKEAAVRGENLFRRFGLIR